A window of Merismopedia glauca CCAP 1448/3 contains these coding sequences:
- a CDS encoding KpsF/GutQ family sugar-phosphate isomerase, giving the protein MTVTGSNIHASQVLELLKLEAEAITQAAHQLNPQEVDKAIALLMHCPGKVILTGVGKSGIVARKIAATLTSTRTLATYLHPCDALHGDFGIVTGDDVAIILSNSGETEEAVAMLPYLKHRQVPIIAILGNLNSTLARNANAVLDASVAKEACPLNLAPTASTTVAMAIGDALAMTLVQAKGLTPEDFALNHPAGRLGKRLTLKVADLMHSGAYNPTISPDSSWLEVVEKISQAGLGAVNAIDRDRRLLGIITDGDLRRAIQQTDPTELGKLYAGKIMTRNPSVVLPTDLAYDALQMMENRPSQISVLPVVDEDRICVGLIRLHDVVRSGL; this is encoded by the coding sequence ATGACCGTTACCGGTAGTAATATCCATGCGTCGCAAGTTTTAGAGTTACTCAAATTAGAAGCTGAAGCCATTACCCAAGCAGCGCATCAACTCAACCCCCAAGAAGTTGACAAAGCGATCGCACTGCTGATGCATTGTCCTGGCAAAGTTATTTTAACTGGGGTGGGAAAATCTGGTATTGTAGCGCGGAAAATTGCCGCTACTTTAACTAGCACGAGGACGCTAGCGACCTATTTACACCCTTGCGATGCTCTACACGGAGACTTCGGAATTGTGACAGGAGACGATGTGGCTATTATTTTGAGTAACAGTGGGGAGACAGAAGAAGCAGTAGCCATGCTTCCTTATCTCAAGCATCGTCAAGTTCCTATTATTGCTATCTTAGGAAATCTCAACTCAACTCTGGCTAGAAACGCTAATGCAGTGTTAGATGCTTCTGTAGCCAAAGAAGCTTGTCCCCTAAATTTGGCTCCTACAGCGAGTACTACCGTAGCGATGGCGATTGGGGATGCGTTGGCGATGACACTAGTTCAAGCTAAAGGACTAACACCGGAAGATTTTGCCCTCAATCATCCCGCAGGTCGCTTAGGCAAGCGTTTAACCCTGAAAGTAGCAGATTTGATGCACAGTGGAGCCTATAACCCTACTATTTCTCCCGATTCTTCTTGGCTGGAGGTGGTTGAGAAGATTAGTCAAGCAGGTTTAGGAGCCGTTAATGCGATTGATCGCGATCGCCGTTTGCTAGGAATTATTACCGATGGCGATTTGCGCCGAGCGATCCAGCAAACCGATCCAACAGAGCTAGGCAAGTTATACGCTGGTAAAATCATGACTCGCAATCCTAGCGTAGTTTTACCGACAGATTTGGCTTATGATGCCCTGCAAATGATGGAAAATCGCCCTTCTCAAATTTCAGTTCTCCCCGTAGTAGACGAAGACCGAATTTGTGTTGGTCTGATTAGGCTGCATGATGTAGTACGGAGCGGATTATGA